The Juglans regia cultivar Chandler chromosome 2, Walnut 2.0, whole genome shotgun sequence genome includes a window with the following:
- the LOC108990691 gene encoding phospholipase D beta 1-like has translation MAHPAYAETFSFGGSNHAQGQQAVPFQTNKASLKFLLLHGNLDIWVREAKNLPNMDMFHTKLEGMFSKLSGKVSNKIEGQMSTAITSDPYVTVSVSGAVIGRTYVISNTENPIWMQHFNVPVAHYAAEVHFVVKDSDVVGSQIMGAVGIPVEQLCSGMKVEGTFPILNASGKPCKAGAVLSLSIQYTAVGKVSLYHGVGSGSDYQGVPGTYFPLRRGGKVTLYQDAHVNDGCLPKLKLEGDVQYVHGNCWRDIFEAISQARRLIYIVGWSVYHKVRLIRDGTNETDCMLGDLLKIKSQEGVRVLLLVWDDPTSRSIFGCKTAGIMGTNDEETRRFFKHSSVKVLLCPRSAGKGHSWVKKQEAETIYTHHQKTVIVDADAGQYKRKIMAFVGGLDLCMGRYDTPIHPLFSTLQTVHKDDYHNPNFTEPAAGCAREPWHDLHCHIDGPAAYDILTNFEERWLKASKVHGIRKLKASYDDALLKIERIPDIVGIADFPHQSQNGPGDWHVQVFRSIDSNSVKGFPEDPKDATSRNLLCGKNVLIDMSIHIAYVKAIRTAQKFIYIENQYFLGSSYNWDSHKDLGANNLIPMEIALKIANKIKANERFSAYIIIPMWPEGVPTSTAVQRILYWQHKTMQMMYEIIYKALKEVGLENKYEPQDYLNFFCLGNREAANREDSLDTRNSAAEKTPQALTRKSRRFMIYVHSKGMIVDDEYVILGSANINQRSMEGTRDTEIAMGAYQPHHTWASKVSGPRGQIYGYRMSLWAEHVGAIEECFKQPESLECVRQVRSMSERNWRQYAADEVTEMKGHLLKYPLEVDRTGKVKPLPGSETFPDVGGTITGTFTAIQENLTI, from the exons ATGGCTCATCCTGCTTATGCCGAAACATTTTCATTTGGAGGCTCAAACCATGCTCAGGGACAACAGGCGGTGCCATTTCAGACCAACAAGGCTTCCCTTAAGTTTTTGCTTTTACAtgggaacttagatatttgggtCAGGGAGGCCAAAAACCTTCCTAATATGGATATGTTTCATACAAAATTAGAGGGCatgttttcaaaactttctgGGAAGGTTAGCAACAAAATCGAGGGGCAAATGTCTACTGCAATAACCAGTGATCCATATGTCACAGTATCTGTATCAGGTGCTGTAATTGGGAGAACTTATGTGATTAGTAACACTGAGAACCCTATTTGGATGCAGCATTTTAATGTTCCTGTAGCACATTATGCCGCGGAAGTGCATTTTGTTGTCAAAGATAGTGATGTTGTTGGCTCGCAGATTATGGGTGCTGTGGGGATTCCAGTGGAGCAATTATGCTCTGGCATGAAAGTTGAGGGAACCTTCCCCATCCTTAATGCCAGTGGGAAACCTTGTAAGGCTGGAGCTGTATTGAGTTTATCAATTCAATACACCGCAGTGGGTAAAGTGAGCCTATATCATGGAGTAGGTTCAGGTTCTGATTACCAAGGAGTCCCTGGGACCTACTTTCCACTTAGGAGAGGTGGGAAAGTCACACTATATCAAGATGCTCATGTTAATGATGGTTGTCTTCCAAAGTTGAAGCTTGAAGGTGATGTTCAGTATGTGCACGGGAATTGTTGGCGCGACATCTTTGAAGCTATAAGTCAGGCCCGCCGTTTGATATACATTGTAGGGTGGTCTGTGTACCACAAGGTTAGACTAATTCGAGATGGTACTAATGAAACGGATTGCATGTTAGGGGATCTTCTCAAAATCAAGTCACAGGAAGGTGTAAGGGTGCTGCTCCTTGTATGGGACGATCCTACTTCTAGGAGCATTTTCGGATGCAAAACG GCTGGGATCATGGGCACCAATGATGAGGAAACTCGTCGTTTTTTCAAGCATTCGTCAGTTAAAGTGCTACTCTGCCCTCGATCTGCTGGAAAAGGTCATAGCTGGGTCAAGAAGCAG GAAGCTGAAACAATCTATACCCATCATCAGAAAACAGTAATTGTAGATGCTGATGCAGGTCAGTATAAAAGAAAGATCATGGCATTTGTTGGAGGTCTTGATTTATGCATGGGCCGATATGATACTCCAATACATCCTCTTTTTAGTACTTTACAAACAGTGCACAAAGATGACTACCATAATCCTAACTTCACG GAGCCTGCTGCTGGCTGTGCCAGAGAACCATGGCATGATTTGCATTGTCATATCGATGGACCAGCTGCATATGATATTCTCACCAACTTTGAGGAGCGCTGGTTAAAGGCATCAAAAGTCCATGGGATTCGAAAGCTAAAAGCCTCATATGATGATGCACTACTCAAGATTGAAAGAATTCCTGACATCGTTGGGATAGCAGATTTTCCTCACCAAAGTCAGAATGGTCCAGGGGATTGGCATGTACAG GTTTTCCGTTCAATTGATTCCAATTCTGTGAAGGGATTTCCAGAGGACCCAAAAGATGCTACAAGCAGG AATCTTCTATGCGGGAAGAATGTACTAATAGACATGAGCATACATATAGCATATGTGAAGGCCATCCGTACTGCCCAGAAATTCATTTATATTGAGAACCAGTACTTCCTTGGGTCGTCATACAACTGGGATTCTCACAAAGACTTAG GTGCTAACAATTTAATACCGATGGAAATTGCCCTCAAAATTGCcaacaaaataaaagcaaacgAGAGGTTCTCTGCATATATTATCATCCCAATGTGGCCAGAAGGTGTTCCCACAAGCACTGCCGTTCAGCGGATTCTCTATTGGCAG CATAAAACGATGCAAATGATGTATGAAATTATTTACAAGGCTTTAAAGGAGGTTGGACTTGAGAACAAGTATGAGCCACAAGACTATCTGAATTTCTTTTGCCTTGGAAATCGTGAGGCAGCAAACAGGGAAGACAGTCTAGACACAAGAAATTCTGCTGCAGAAAAGACTCCTCAA GCACTGACTCGGAAAAGTAGGCGTTTTATGATATATGTGCACTCAAAAGGAATGATAGTGGATGATGAGTATGTGATACTGGGGTCCGCAAATATCAATCAGCGGTCCATGGAAGGCACCAGAGACACTGAAATAGCAATGGGTGCATATCAGCCTCATCATACCTGGGCAAGCAAAGTTTCTGGTCCACGTGGACAG ATCTATGGATATAGAATGTCATTATGGGCGGAGCATGTCGGGGCAATCGAAGAATGTTTCAAGCAACCAGAGAGCCTTGAATGTGTGAGACAAGTACGGTCCATGAGCGAGCGCAACTGGAGACAATATGCAGCTGATGAGGTAACAGAAATGAAGGGCCACCTGTTAAAGTATCCACTTGAAGTTGATCGAACGGGCAAGGTGAAGCCTCTTCCTGGCTCTGAGACATTCCCCGACGTGGGCGGGACTATTACAGGGACATTTACAGCTATTCAAGAAAATCTGACCATCTGA
- the LOC108990682 gene encoding L-type lectin-domain containing receptor kinase VIII.2-like, which yields MDSRPSLWWLLLFSATFLLSLMQNQQFAIAVHRPAGTTLINVSKNFYFPNFNPNLNPYKIQDMITLLGSSKISQGFIQIPDASAFTVDHPTAYRAGRAIYASPVRLFNPLTRTPGSFQTTFSFKLTAAANDGSVSGEGHGGEGGLAFIIVPDEFTVGRPGPWLGILNDVCNHYKVFYVEFDASLDPEFGDPNDDHVGVNLGSVVSFKTANIPSKANVSLHSNIVHRAWITYNGQRRRIDVHLGSDGHSKPSEPILSFPVDLSPFLQEYMFVGFSASAEKSTKIHNVLSWNFSSTTQALLRKPSARICHRNVARQVSKYTDSGYRAPPSSFMIFVAVLGLCTLALISFYCNSMRRERTDSLILLVDKKQKPTSPKKPRQYTVIEVFKATRRFGKSEVLGSDFRGVLYRGTLPNGRHVAMKRFSSQYLKPSRLATRRVLQRIDEFSQINHPGLTPIRGWCCEKYETIIVFNYFPNGSLDRWLYGLGVLPWSLRFKLIKEIAEALCFLHSKGLAHGNFKTSSVFLDLNYQAVLGDYDFIFCPGEKAGPAESVASMNEDVFRYGMLVLETIAGKKTVGEGVGEMSILGFAWSMHESGEKAKVVDERVLGHCANSEQAVRVLEIGLSCSLSKNDGRPCMEEVVQLLNTQKPVPQLPPSRPTELNFRSEVVLSA from the coding sequence ATGGATTCTCGTCCATCTTTGTGGTGGCTGCTGCTCTTTTCGGCGACATTCTTACTTTCTCTGATGCAAAACCAGCAGTTTGCCATAGCAGTGCACCGCCCTGCAGGAACTACTCTAATAAACGTATCCAAGAACTTTTACTTCCCAAACTTTAACCCAAACCTAAATCCTTACAAGATTCAAGACATGATTACGCTTTTAGGAAGCTCCAAAATTTCACAAGGTTTCATTCAAATCCCTGATGCATCAGCATTTACAGTTGATCATCCTACCGCGTACCGGGCAGGCCGAGCCATCTATGCCTCCCCTGTCCGCCTTTTTAACCCATTAACCCGTACCCCAGGTTCCTTCCAAACTACCTTCTCTTTCAAATTGACAGCCGCCGCCAATGACGGGTCAGTTTCCGGCGAGGGTCATGGTGGCGAAGGAGGCCTTGCTTTTATTATCGTACCAGACGAGTTTACTGTCGGAAGACCGGGCCCCTGGCTCGGTATCCTTAACGATGTATGCAACCACTACAAAGTCTTCTACGTAGAGTTCGATGCGAGTCTCGACCCAGAATTTGGGGATCCCAATGATGACCACGTAGGTGTCAATCTCGGCAGCGTCGTTTCTTTCAAGACCGCAAATATTCCATCAAAAGCCAACGTTTCTTTACACAGTAACATAGTTCATCGAGCTTGGATAACCTACAACGGTCAGCGTAGAAGGATCGACGTCCATCTCGGATCGGATGGACACTCTAAGCCATCGGAACCAATTTTATCTTTTCCGGTAGATCTCTCACCTTTCCTTCAAGAATACATGTTCGTCGGGTTCTCGGCCTCTGCAGAAAAGTCAACAAAAATTCATAACGTTTTGTCTTGGAACTTCTCATCTACGACTCAAGCTTTGCTGCGGAAGCCTTCCGCAAGAATTTGCCATAGAAATGTGGCTCGCCAAGTCTCCAAATATACCGATAGTGGTTACAGAGCCCCGCCGAGCAGCTTCATGATCTTTGTTGCTGTTCTTGGACTTTGTACTTTGGCTTTGATCTCTTTCTATTGCAACAGTATGCGCAGGGAGCGCACCGATTCATTGATTCTTCTGGTTGACAAGAAGCAGAAGCCCACGTCACCGAAAAAGCCTCGCCAGTACACGGTTATTGAAGTTTTCAAAGCCACGCGGCGTTTTGGCAAATCAGAAGTCTTGGGAAGTGATTTTAGAGGTGTTCTGTACAGAGGAACACTCCCTAATGGGCGTCATGTGGCGATGAAGCGGTTCTCGAGTCAATACCTGAAACCATCGCGCTTGGCTACTAGGCGAGTTTTACAGAGAATTGATGAATTCTCCCAGATTAATCATCCGGGTTTGACTCCTATTCGTGGATGGTGTTGCGAGAAATACGAGACGATCATTGTGTTTAACTACTTTCCAAATGGAAGCCTAGATCGTTGGTTGTATGGACTGGGTGTTCTCCCTTGGAGTCTGCGATTCAAACTCATCAAAGAGATTGCAGAGGCATTGTGTTTCCTCCACTCTAAAGGACTGGCTCATGGAAACTTCAAGACCAGCAGTGTCTTTCTCGACCTTAATTATCAAGCTGTATTGGGTGATTATGATTTCATCTTCTGTCCGGGAGAGAAGGCTGGGCCAGCTGAATCGGTGGCTAGCATGAACGAGGACGTGTTCCGGTACGGGATGCTCGTGTTGGAAACCATAGCAGGAAAAAAGACGGTGGGCGAAGGCGTAGGAGAGATGAGTATTTTAGGATTTGCATGGAGCATGCATGAGAGCGGAGAGAAGGCAAAGGTGGTGGACGAGAGGGTACTGGGACATTGTGCTAACTCAGAACAGGCGGTTCGCGTTCTGGAAATCGGTCTGAGTTGTAGCTTGAGCAAGAACGACGGGAGGCCGTGTATGGAAGAGGTGGTGCAGTTGTTGAATACACAGAAACCGGTCCCTCAGCTGCCACCGAGTCGACCCACCGAGCTGAATTTCCGAAGCGAAGTAGTACTGAGCGCCTAG
- the LOC108990690 gene encoding homeobox protein HD1-like, producing MDIELQETSLGMIGGGGAGGSSGGLNGEVGVSGEHQRQLKAEIATHPLYEQLLAAHVSCLRVATPIDQLPLIDAQLAQSHHLLRSYASQRSHSLSPHERQELDNFLAQYLLVLCSFKEQLQQHVRVHAVEAVVACREIENTLQALTGMNLGEGTGATMSDDEDDLQMDFSLDHSGGDGHDMMGFGPLLPTESERSLMERVRQELKVELKQGFKSRIEDVREEILRKRRAGKLPGDTTSVLKNWWQQHSKWPYPTEDDKAKLVEETGLQLKQINNWFINQRKRNWHSNSQSVTSLKSKRKR from the exons ATGGATATAGAACTCCAAGAAACGAGCCTGGGAATGATAGGTGGCGGCGGTGCCGGTGGTAGTAGCGGTGGTTTAAATGGTGAAGTTGGGGTTTCCGGCGAGCACCAACGCCAACTTAAGGCGGAGATAGCCACTCACCCACTTTACGAGCAGCTTCTGGCGGCCCATGTGTCGTGCCTTCGGGTTGCCACGCCAATTGATCAGTTGCCGTTGATCGACGCGCAGCTAGCGCAGTCTCACCATCTTTTGCGGTCTTATGCCTCGCAACGAAGCCATTCGCTCTCTCCCCATGAGCGTCAAGAGCTCGACAACTTCTTG GCACAATATTTGCTAGTTTTGTGCAGCTTCAAAGAACAACTTCAACAACATGTCCGAGTCCACGCCGTTGAGGCTGTCGTGGCCTGCCGTGAAATCGAAAATACCTTACAGGCGCTCACCG GAATGAACCTGGGTGAAGGTACGGGTGCAACAATGtcagatgatgaggatgatctGCAGATGGATTTTTCTTTAGATCATTCTGGTGGTGATGGGCATGACATGATGGGATTTGGTCCACTGCTTCCAACAGAATCTGAAAGGTCACTGATGGAGAGAGTTCGGCAGGAATTGAAGGTTGAACTGAAGCAG GGTTTTAAGTCAAGAATTGAAGATGTAAGAGAGGAGATATTAAGAAAAAGAAGGGCTGGGAAATTACCAGGTGACACAACTAGTGTGTTGAAAAACTGGTGGCAGCAACACTCAAAATGGCCTTACCCAACT GAAGATGACAAGGCCAAACTTGTAGAGGAGACAGGCTTGCAGCTGAAGCAAATCAACAActggttcatcaaccaaagaaAGCGTAACTGGCACAGCAACTCTCAGTCGGTGACTTCTTTGAAGTCCAAGCGCAAAAGGTAG